The Lewinellaceae bacterium genome includes a region encoding these proteins:
- a CDS encoding response regulator transcription factor → MKSLIIIDQNQKARMNLKQMLADSCPDFMVTGEAVDVASALQLIKQNPPDTIFMDINFKDGTGFDLLNKLDNPTFQVVFTATCGQFAMNAFQYNVVDYLLKPVDLHDLVRAVNKIRRSGRHTFLPGLFKKEVTPTYTDKIALSTSNGLAFVKLNQVIYLRSEGSYTTFYMRDGKNLTVCKGLKNFDGGGLPCNHFFRTHQSFMVNAEWVEEITSKDGHFALMYGGAEIPVSRRKKDSFVEFLHSRILG, encoded by the coding sequence ATGAAAAGTTTGATTATCATTGACCAAAACCAAAAGGCCAGAATGAACCTGAAACAAATGCTAGCAGATTCCTGTCCTGATTTCATGGTCACCGGAGAAGCTGTTGATGTAGCTTCTGCCTTGCAACTAATCAAACAGAATCCTCCCGATACGATTTTTATGGATATAAATTTTAAAGATGGGACAGGATTTGACCTGCTAAATAAACTGGACAACCCTACATTTCAGGTTGTTTTTACGGCCACTTGCGGTCAATTCGCCATGAATGCCTTCCAATATAATGTGGTCGATTATCTGTTAAAACCAGTTGACCTTCACGACCTTGTCAGGGCAGTAAACAAGATCAGGCGTTCGGGCCGTCATACGTTTTTACCCGGTCTTTTTAAAAAGGAGGTAACTCCCACCTACACGGATAAGATTGCACTCTCCACCTCAAACGGCCTGGCGTTCGTGAAACTTAATCAGGTGATCTACCTTCGATCGGAAGGAAGTTATACTACTTTCTATATGAGGGATGGGAAAAATTTAACGGTCTGTAAAGGGTTGAAAAATTTTGATGGGGGAGGCCTGCCCTGCAATCATTTTTTCAGGACGCATCAGTCTTTTATGGTCAATGCGGAATGGGTAGAAGAAATTACCAGCAAGGACGGGCATTTTGCCCTGATGTATGGGGGCGCTGAGATTCCCGTATCGAGAAGGAAAAAGGATTCTTTTGTAGAGTTCCTGCATAGTAGGATTCTAGGATAA